In a single window of the Atlantibacter hermannii genome:
- the fhuA_1 gene encoding ferrichrome outer membrane transporter, with product MFAKSRLALLVGWVTGSLAFPLLAQDTPNTDTVVVTSQLLSGATKLATPDVETPQSVSIVTRGQFEEQGATSVRQAVSYTPGVYSNQIGASSRFDYIVLRGFSDGSLDNIYLDGLKMMGDTNSHSSLVVDPWFLENIEVVRGPASVLYGRSSPGGIVALTSRKPSFDPGGEVRVFAGNNDQRGAMFDVTGALDDNDRVAARLSGMTRYADSQFDPLQEERYAVMPSVTWRITDNTRLDVMAYLHRDPEGGSHSGLPYDGTVVPHYGKKVSNTFFEGEDEYDKYDRRENMVGYNIEHLFDNGWSVRQKLRYLHTKVKLNQVYAADWLNETALNRGYSGSDEKMNAVTLDNQVDGNFDTGAVNHRVLIGMDYQDRSNHTTGYYGSFPAIDAFNPVYGAGPDDITMYGQEKHKLRQTGYYVQDQMSLDRWRLTLGGRYDQVSVSNIDTLNHTRGDLDKNNVSSRAALLYLFDSGVAPYVSYSTAFTPTSFADENGDILDPMKGKQWEAGVKYEPEGMNSQFSASVFRINQKNIATKEEPTDPYRSIGEIESEGVELEAVGQLTDSLRMQAAYTYTDIRYKKSNPEEQGKRAVYAPRNMASAWLSYDVKTGRLDGLTVGSGVRYVNGVTSDRQNTHTLPSYTLVDMMVGYDLSKVGLNGLSAQLNVNNLTDKSYVAACNSLSYCYFGAERSIVGSLSWSF from the coding sequence ATGTTCGCTAAATCGCGGCTGGCGCTGCTGGTGGGATGGGTAACCGGCAGTCTCGCTTTTCCTTTACTGGCGCAGGATACGCCAAATACCGATACCGTTGTGGTCACCTCGCAGTTACTGAGCGGCGCGACCAAACTGGCTACCCCGGACGTCGAAACGCCGCAGTCGGTTTCTATCGTCACCCGTGGGCAGTTTGAAGAGCAAGGGGCCACCAGCGTGCGTCAGGCGGTAAGCTATACGCCAGGGGTATACAGTAATCAGATCGGCGCATCCAGCCGCTTCGACTATATCGTGCTGCGCGGTTTCTCCGACGGCAGCCTCGATAATATTTACCTTGATGGCCTGAAGATGATGGGCGACACCAACTCCCACAGCTCACTGGTGGTCGATCCGTGGTTCCTGGAAAATATCGAAGTAGTGCGCGGCCCTGCGTCGGTGCTGTATGGCCGTTCTTCGCCGGGCGGGATCGTGGCGTTGACGTCGCGTAAACCCTCATTCGATCCGGGTGGCGAAGTCAGGGTGTTCGCCGGTAATAACGATCAGCGTGGGGCGATGTTTGATGTCACCGGGGCGCTTGATGATAACGATCGCGTCGCGGCACGCCTGAGCGGCATGACGCGTTATGCCGATTCCCAGTTCGATCCGCTCCAGGAAGAGCGTTACGCGGTGATGCCCAGCGTGACATGGCGTATCACCGATAATACCCGCCTCGATGTGATGGCCTATCTGCACCGCGATCCGGAAGGCGGCAGCCACTCCGGCCTGCCGTATGACGGCACCGTGGTTCCCCATTACGGTAAGAAAGTCTCGAACACCTTCTTTGAAGGCGAGGATGAATACGATAAGTACGATCGCCGTGAAAACATGGTCGGCTACAACATTGAACATCTGTTTGATAACGGCTGGTCGGTACGCCAGAAGCTGCGCTATCTGCATACCAAAGTTAAGCTGAACCAGGTGTATGCCGCCGACTGGCTGAACGAGACCGCGTTAAACCGGGGTTATTCCGGCTCTGACGAGAAAATGAATGCCGTCACCCTGGATAATCAGGTCGACGGCAACTTTGATACCGGAGCGGTTAACCATCGTGTGCTGATCGGCATGGATTACCAGGATCGCAGTAATCACACCACGGGTTACTATGGCAGCTTCCCGGCTATCGACGCATTCAACCCCGTCTACGGCGCAGGACCGGACGACATTACGATGTATGGCCAGGAAAAGCACAAGCTGCGCCAGACCGGCTACTACGTGCAGGACCAGATGTCGCTGGACCGCTGGCGTTTAACGCTCGGCGGCCGTTATGACCAGGTCAGCGTGTCGAACATTGATACGCTCAATCACACCCGTGGCGATCTGGATAAAAACAACGTCAGCAGCCGCGCGGCGCTGTTATACCTGTTCGACAGCGGCGTTGCGCCGTATGTGAGCTACTCCACCGCCTTTACCCCGACCAGCTTTGCCGATGAGAACGGCGATATTCTTGACCCGATGAAGGGCAAGCAGTGGGAAGCGGGCGTGAAGTATGAACCGGAAGGCATGAACAGCCAGTTCAGCGCGTCGGTGTTCCGCATTAACCAGAAAAACATCGCCACTAAAGAGGAGCCGACCGATCCGTACCGTTCAATTGGTGAAATCGAATCTGAAGGGGTGGAACTGGAAGCGGTAGGGCAGCTGACCGACAGCCTGCGGATGCAGGCGGCGTACACGTATACCGATATCCGTTATAAGAAAAGCAACCCGGAAGAGCAGGGCAAGCGCGCCGTTTACGCGCCGCGTAACATGGCCAGCGCCTGGCTGAGCTATGACGTCAAAACCGGGCGGCTTGACGGGCTCACCGTCGGATCCGGCGTACGCTATGTTAACGGCGTCACCAGCGATCGCCAGAATACCCATACGCTGCCTTCCTATACCCTGGTGGATATGATGGTGGGTTACGACCTGTCGAAAGTTGGCCTGAACGGTTTGAGCGCGCAGCTTAACGTCAACAACCTGACGGACAAAAGCTACGTGGCGGCCTGTAATTCGCTCTCCTACTGCTACTTTGGTGCCGAGCGCAGCATCGTCGGCAGCCTGTCCTGGTCGTTCTGA
- the eitD gene encoding EitD: MPFFRPATQLWPPVLLGSQFVFNIGFYAVVPFLAIFLRDDMLLSGGTIGLILGLRTFSQQGMFILGGALSDRYGARSVILCGCVVRVAGYLLLALGDSLSPIILGACLTGIGGALFSPSIEALLAKAGTDSEARGKRSRAEWFALFAVCGELGAVLGPVAGALLAGLGFRQVALAGALVFVAALLVLHLCLPRTARHKQALHITPWWTTFRQPRFVAFIIAYSSWLLSYNQLYLALPVEITRAGGSEKDLGPLFMLASGLIILLQLPMARFARRVGATRIVPAGFLLVSASFVSVALFAASTPPDNWLRLLPAACFVTLLTLGQMLLVPAAKDLIPRFAEHDTLGAHYGALSTAGGCAVLAGNILFGDRLDLALVPSAQAAYPWLELAVFPFLSAIALFIICRPLRK; the protein is encoded by the coding sequence ATGCCTTTTTTTCGCCCTGCCACGCAGCTCTGGCCGCCCGTTTTACTGGGCAGCCAGTTTGTCTTTAATATCGGCTTTTACGCCGTCGTCCCGTTTCTGGCGATCTTTCTGCGTGACGATATGCTGCTTTCCGGCGGCACTATCGGCCTGATCCTGGGGCTGAGAACCTTTTCCCAACAGGGCATGTTTATCCTTGGCGGCGCGCTTTCCGACCGCTATGGTGCCCGCAGCGTTATTCTGTGCGGCTGCGTTGTCCGGGTGGCTGGCTACCTGCTGCTGGCACTCGGCGACAGCCTGAGCCCGATTATTCTCGGCGCCTGCCTGACCGGCATCGGCGGCGCGCTGTTCTCCCCGTCTATCGAAGCCTTGCTGGCAAAAGCGGGAACCGACAGCGAAGCACGCGGTAAACGTAGCCGCGCTGAGTGGTTCGCGCTGTTTGCGGTATGCGGGGAGCTGGGAGCCGTACTGGGGCCTGTCGCCGGGGCACTATTGGCCGGGCTGGGATTCCGGCAGGTGGCCCTGGCGGGCGCGCTGGTCTTCGTGGCGGCGCTTCTCGTTTTGCACCTCTGCCTGCCACGCACGGCGCGTCACAAGCAGGCATTGCATATAACGCCGTGGTGGACGACCTTCCGCCAGCCCCGGTTTGTGGCTTTTATTATCGCGTACAGCTCATGGCTGCTGAGTTATAACCAGCTCTATCTGGCGCTGCCGGTGGAAATCACCCGCGCCGGAGGCAGTGAAAAGGATTTAGGCCCGCTGTTTATGCTGGCTTCCGGTCTGATTATTCTGCTGCAACTGCCAATGGCCCGTTTCGCCCGGCGCGTCGGCGCTACGCGGATCGTGCCCGCCGGATTTTTGCTGGTGTCGGCGTCTTTTGTGAGCGTCGCGCTGTTTGCCGCTTCCACGCCGCCGGATAACTGGCTTCGCCTGCTTCCTGCAGCCTGTTTCGTCACGCTGTTAACGCTGGGGCAAATGCTGCTGGTGCCGGCGGCCAAAGATCTTATCCCGCGCTTTGCCGAACACGATACGCTCGGCGCGCATTACGGAGCGCTCTCCACCGCTGGCGGTTGCGCGGTGCTGGCCGGGAATATTCTGTTTGGCGATCGGTTAGATCTGGCGCTCGTCCCTTCCGCACAAGCTGCTTACCCGTGGCTGGAACTGGCGGTCTTCCCTTTTCTCAGCGCCATCGCGCTGTTTATTATTTGTCGGCCATTGCGCAAATAA
- the eitC gene encoding EitC, translating to MSIAAENITWKVGKKTIVNNVSLRVSQGQTVGLLGPNGSGKSSLLRILAGLRRPHAGLVSLDGKNIARLPKKQLARRIAFVEQHGMTESNMRVRDVVKLGRIPHHSAFSGWSAHDDEMVHSALKRVDMLEKSHQGWLSLSGGERQRVHIARALAQAPNEILLDEPTNHLDIHHQMQLMKLISELPVTSIVAIHDLNHAAMFCDALIVMQQGQVIAMGTPQEILTETLLWDVFRVKTRVETSAFHGKKHIHYLI from the coding sequence ATGAGCATCGCCGCTGAAAACATTACCTGGAAGGTCGGCAAAAAAACCATCGTGAACAATGTCTCCCTGCGCGTCTCTCAGGGGCAAACGGTGGGGCTGCTTGGTCCTAACGGTTCAGGCAAATCCTCGCTGCTGCGTATTCTTGCCGGGTTGCGCCGTCCCCATGCGGGGCTGGTCTCGCTGGACGGGAAGAACATCGCCCGTCTGCCGAAAAAACAGCTCGCGCGACGCATCGCTTTTGTGGAACAGCATGGAATGACGGAGTCGAATATGCGGGTTCGCGATGTGGTGAAACTGGGGCGCATCCCCCATCACAGCGCGTTCTCCGGCTGGAGCGCACACGATGACGAGATGGTTCATTCGGCGTTGAAACGGGTGGATATGCTGGAGAAAAGCCATCAGGGCTGGCTCAGTTTATCCGGCGGCGAGCGACAGCGCGTGCATATCGCCCGGGCGCTGGCCCAGGCACCGAACGAAATCCTGCTGGATGAGCCGACCAATCATCTGGATATTCACCATCAAATGCAGCTTATGAAGTTAATCAGCGAGCTGCCAGTGACCAGCATCGTCGCTATTCACGATCTTAACCACGCCGCGATGTTCTGCGATGCGCTGATTGTGATGCAACAGGGCCAGGTGATTGCGATGGGCACACCGCAGGAAATCTTAACTGAGACCCTGCTCTGGGATGTGTTCCGGGTAAAAACCCGCGTAGAAACGTCGGCGTTTCACGGCAAGAAACATATCCACTACCTTATCTGA
- the eitB gene encoding EitB — protein sequence MTMAVKQAPQGLLLTTSVLLALCLLAIVIAIGVSVGELSIPLENVFYALTNRLGLTQVPLNRIYESVIWDFRLSRALVAACCGAGLAICGAVLQSLLKNALAEPYVLGVSAGASTGAVSVVVLGIGTGAVSLSAGAFAGAFTAFAFVAFLTNGARGGNERTILAGVAASQLFNAITAYTISTSASAQQARDVMFWLLGSFSGVRWPEFQLALCVLAVGLAVCLFYSRALDAFTFGDDAAASLGINVPWVRLILFTATALMTATIVSMAGSIGFVGLVVPHMMRYFFGPLHRTLLIASALAGAVLMVLADIASRMLIAPQSLPVGVVTALVGVPFFAVIIYRSRNK from the coding sequence ATGACCATGGCAGTGAAACAGGCCCCGCAGGGCCTGTTATTAACAACCTCAGTGCTGCTGGCGTTGTGTTTGCTGGCTATTGTGATTGCCATTGGCGTCAGCGTGGGAGAACTGTCGATCCCGCTGGAGAACGTGTTTTACGCACTGACTAACCGGCTGGGGCTGACCCAGGTTCCGCTCAATCGCATTTATGAAAGCGTGATATGGGACTTCCGTCTGAGCCGGGCACTGGTGGCCGCCTGCTGTGGCGCGGGGCTTGCCATTTGCGGCGCGGTATTACAAAGCCTGTTAAAAAACGCGCTGGCGGAACCGTACGTTCTCGGCGTGTCGGCGGGCGCATCTACCGGCGCGGTATCGGTGGTGGTGCTCGGGATTGGTACTGGCGCCGTTTCGCTCTCGGCCGGGGCGTTTGCCGGCGCATTTACCGCCTTCGCTTTTGTGGCGTTTTTGACTAATGGCGCACGCGGCGGCAATGAACGCACTATTCTGGCTGGCGTCGCGGCGTCGCAGCTGTTTAACGCCATTACCGCTTATACCATCAGTACCTCGGCCAGCGCACAGCAGGCGCGGGATGTGATGTTCTGGCTGTTAGGCAGTTTTAGCGGCGTTCGCTGGCCTGAGTTTCAACTGGCGCTGTGCGTGCTGGCGGTGGGCCTGGCGGTATGTCTGTTCTATTCCCGTGCGCTGGATGCGTTCACCTTTGGCGACGATGCCGCCGCCTCGTTAGGGATTAACGTGCCCTGGGTGCGCCTGATCCTGTTTACCGCGACGGCGCTGATGACCGCCACGATTGTCAGCATGGCGGGCTCGATTGGGTTTGTGGGCCTGGTGGTGCCGCATATGATGCGTTACTTCTTTGGTCCGTTGCACCGCACGCTGCTTATCGCCAGCGCGCTGGCGGGCGCTGTGCTGATGGTGTTAGCGGATATCGCCTCCAGGATGCTGATCGCGCCGCAGAGCCTGCCGGTCGGCGTGGTGACGGCGCTGGTCGGGGTGCCGTTCTTCGCGGTCATTATCTATCGTTCAAGGAATAAGTAA
- the eitA gene encoding iron ABC transporter, substrate-binding protein encodes MKKVISALGLVFAAVSSAFATTYPVTIENCGYQETFTKAPERVVALGQNTVEILLLLGLQDHVVASAFWPTKVLPSLAAKNEKIKTLTVEIPTLESILSQNPDFVPAQLPLLLGPESKVAKREDLATVGVNSYMSPGMCATKKDVGDMYGSRQKLWDMTYLYKEIADFATIFNVQDRGDALIADFKKRESDLRSEFTKNKKDLSFVFWFSSSSPSADAYVGGKNSASGFIANVLGGHNAITSETEWPTVGWESIIAANPDVIVVSSLDRNRWALDNAEEKIKFLKSDPAVSQLDAVKKGHIVVMDGQAMNPTIRTIYGAEQIAEQLRKMGLN; translated from the coding sequence ATGAAGAAAGTCATAAGTGCATTAGGACTGGTTTTTGCCGCTGTAAGCTCCGCGTTTGCCACCACCTATCCCGTCACCATTGAAAACTGCGGCTATCAGGAAACCTTTACTAAAGCCCCTGAGCGGGTCGTGGCGCTGGGTCAAAATACCGTTGAAATCCTTCTGCTGCTGGGTCTACAGGATCACGTCGTTGCCAGCGCGTTTTGGCCGACCAAAGTGCTGCCGTCATTAGCGGCCAAAAATGAAAAAATCAAAACGCTGACGGTAGAGATCCCCACGCTTGAGTCGATTCTTTCGCAAAACCCTGACTTCGTTCCTGCACAGTTGCCTCTGCTGCTTGGGCCGGAAAGTAAAGTCGCCAAACGCGAAGATCTGGCGACCGTTGGGGTTAACAGCTATATGTCTCCCGGCATGTGCGCCACCAAAAAGGACGTGGGCGATATGTACGGCAGCCGCCAGAAATTATGGGATATGACCTATCTCTATAAAGAGATCGCTGACTTCGCGACCATTTTCAACGTGCAGGATCGCGGCGATGCGCTGATTGCCGATTTCAAAAAACGCGAGAGCGATCTCCGTAGTGAATTCACGAAGAACAAAAAAGATCTGTCATTCGTCTTCTGGTTCTCCAGCTCTTCCCCTTCTGCGGATGCCTATGTCGGCGGTAAAAACAGCGCATCCGGCTTCATTGCCAACGTGCTGGGCGGTCACAACGCCATCACGTCTGAAACCGAATGGCCAACGGTTGGCTGGGAAAGCATTATCGCGGCGAACCCGGATGTCATCGTGGTCTCCAGCCTTGACCGAAACCGCTGGGCGCTGGATAACGCCGAAGAAAAAATCAAATTCCTGAAAAGCGATCCTGCGGTGAGCCAGCTGGACGCGGTCAAAAAAGGCCATATCGTGGTGATGGATGGCCAGGCCATGAACCCCACTATTCGCACGATTTACGGCGCAGAACAAATTGCTGAACAGCTCAGAAAAATGGGGCTGAACTGA